The following proteins come from a genomic window of Fibrobacter sp. UWR3:
- a CDS encoding magnesium transporter CorA family protein — protein MLKYYKIESGRIVGAPNEDAADIVIMGSLSQEQRSVLVKEYEITEHTIASAFDSDELSRIEYDDDFTTIVFKKPKNYSAEDNFQFRVESFGIFIFKDWVLLLTDSDIPVMDERRFSKIDSLNTFVLRVLSFAISHFNEHLRIINRINDDLELRLNTSMENKYLLSMFSLNKGLIYYVSALNSNDTLLKKLQMGRSLNWTEAERELLEDIQIENGQSLQQANIYANILTSMMDARASVINNNVNQLMKNLTIVTISISLPTFFASLFGMNVKLPFGMNGDALTGSGIAFWGIIAVCILSVIVFLAFWMRRK, from the coding sequence ATGCTCAAGTATTACAAAATCGAATCGGGCCGCATTGTTGGCGCCCCGAACGAAGATGCGGCTGACATCGTCATCATGGGCTCCCTCAGCCAGGAACAGCGCAGCGTCCTGGTCAAGGAATACGAGATAACCGAGCATACCATCGCCTCCGCATTCGACTCCGACGAGCTTTCCCGTATCGAGTACGACGACGACTTCACGACCATCGTGTTCAAGAAGCCGAAGAACTATTCCGCCGAGGACAACTTTCAGTTCCGCGTGGAATCCTTCGGCATATTCATCTTCAAGGACTGGGTGCTGCTCCTTACCGACAGCGACATCCCCGTGATGGACGAACGCCGCTTCTCGAAAATCGACAGCCTCAACACGTTCGTGCTCCGCGTACTGAGTTTCGCGATATCTCACTTTAACGAACACCTGCGCATTATCAACCGCATCAACGACGATTTGGAACTGCGCCTCAACACCTCGATGGAAAACAAGTACCTGCTCAGCATGTTCAGCCTGAACAAGGGCTTGATTTACTACGTGAGCGCACTCAACAGCAACGACACGCTCCTGAAGAAACTCCAGATGGGCAGGAGCCTCAACTGGACCGAAGCCGAACGTGAGCTGCTCGAAGATATCCAGATTGAGAACGGCCAGAGCCTGCAGCAGGCAAACATCTACGCAAACATCTTGACATCCATGATGGATGCGCGCGCAAGCGTCATCAACAACAACGTGAACCAGCTGATGAAGAACTTGACCATCGTGACGATCTCGATATCGCTCCCGACGTTCTTCGCTAGTTTGTTCGGAATGAACGTGAAGTTGCCCTTCGGCATGAACGGCGACGCGCTCACCGGCTCGGGCATAGCCTTCTGGGGCATCATCGCCGTCTGTATCCTTTCTGTGATTGTGTTCCTCGCCTTCTGGATGCGCAGAAAATAA